GATAGTGATTTTGACAATATATAAGTTATAAAACTTAAATTTTGTGGAAATGTTGGATCAATTTTTCTCATATATTCTTCACCTAATATAATTAAAATTGTTCCAAAGAAAACAATCATTAATGTCCCTGTAGCAACTATATTATCATGAAATATTGATAACCATTCTGGTAATTTTAAATCATCTAATCTTTTATTCTCATTTCCTATTTTAGGAGCAATTTTATCTGTTAACCATACTGCAAACATTTGTTGATGACCCACCACAAATCCTGCTCCATCTGTTAATCTTTGAGTAGCTCCAACAGTTAAATTTGTAGCTACAGCCCAATAAACACCTACAAACACACCTATTAATATTGCTCCTGTAGCATTTCTATATTGAGGAAAAGCATAAAAAATAATCCATGTAGCTGTAGTTGCTTGTTGTACCATTATATGACCTGTTATAAACAGAGTTCTAATTTTAGTAAATTTTCTAAATAGTACTAATAAAATATTTAAAATAAATCCTACTAATAGTGCTATCATTGTCCAAGATGTTGTTAATCCAATACTCTCTAAAGCACTATTTACAGCATTTAATCCAAAATATGGATCTATTACTGCTGCATTTAATCCAAATCTATCATTTAACCCTGCTAATATAGGACGAAATGTTTTTACTAACCCCCCAGCACCAACATTTAATATCATATATCCTACTGTAGCTTTTATAAATCCTGAAAAAGCCTGATGAATAGGCTTTTTCAGTAACAAATAACCAATGAATACCAATATTCCAACAAAAAATTCTGCCTTTGTTAAAATATTATTTACGAAAAACTCAAAACTTGATATTAATAATTCCATTTTTATCCCTCCATTTTAGATTCATATAATCCTATAGCATTGATTTAAATGGTAAATCTGGTTCTATTGCAAATGCATCATGGAATCCTCTATCATACATATATTCTAATCTATCCTTATCTTGTGGCCACACAAATTTTCCTCCAACTTCCCATATAAATGGTTTAAATTGATATTGTAATCTATGTTTTCTCATTTTCCATAAATATAATATCTCTTTAGGATCAGCCTTAAAATTTGTCCAAATATCATGGTGTATTGGAATAACTACTTTAGCATTCAAGCATTCTGCCATTCTTAACATATCTACTGAAGTCATTTTGTCAGTCATTCCTCTTGGATTTTCACCATAAGAACCTAAAGCTACATCAATTTTATAATCATTTCCGTGCTTTGCATAATAATTAGAATAATGTGAATCTCCACTATGATATATATTTCCTCCTGGAGTTTTTATCAAATAATTTACTGCCAATCTATCCATATCTTGTGGCATTTTATCTTTTAAAACTACACCTGCTGGAGCTGTTACCAATTCAGTTCTGTCAAAAGAATCCAAAGCAACTATCTCAACATCTTTTATTTTTATAATATCTCCTGGTTTTACTACTATACATCTTTCCTTTGGTACTCCCCAACTTATCCATAAATCTACACATGCTTCTGGCCCTATAAATGGAACTGATGAGTCACAATTTTGTAAAACAGCAGCAGCTACATTTTCATCTATATGATCTCCATGATCATGTGTTGCTAATATTGCATCAACCTCTTTTATTGCAAATGGATCTATAACACATGGTACATTTCTTAAATTTGGTTGTAAAGCAACACATCCTATCATTCTTTGATGTTGATGTTGTTTCTTCATTAGGGGGTTAGATGATGATTTTTTTCCTGTTTTTACCCATAAATCAATACACAAATTTGTATTTCCTTCTGTCTTTATCCAAACACCAGTACATCCTAACCACCACATAGCAACACTTCCTGGTTTTACTATCTCTTTTTCAATCTCTTCATTCAACCAAGTTCCCCACTCTGGAAAAGTACTTAAAATCCATGATTCCCTTGTTATACTATTAACTTTTGACATAATGTTTACCTCCTGGATATTTATTTTGTTTTATTTACACTATAATTGTATTACAATATCCAAATAAGTTAAACTTATTATTTTTTACAATATTTTTTTACAAATTTTATAAAATCAAAATCTTTCTTTTCCATCATTTCTATTATTTCTATGAAAGCATCTAAATGTTCTTTATTATCTATTGATGAAAAAGCTACAATCATCTTAACTGGAATATCTCCTGGAAAAAGAACTTCTTTTTTTAATCTAACTATCGAAAATGCTGTTTTTACAACTTCTCCTTCACTCTTAGCATGAGGAAAAGCTATTCCTGGTAAAATAATTGCATAACTTCCATATTTTTTTATACTTTCTACCATATTATCCACATATTTCTCTGTTGAATATCCATATTTTACTAAATTTTCTCCTGCTTTTCTTACTGCCTCTTCCCAATTATCAACTTCTATACTATCTAAAATAAGATTTTTATCTAACATATCAAAAATTGTAATTTTTTTCTGCGAAATATCATCTACTAAAATATTTCCTAAAACTCCATTTAACTCTTTTAATAACATTTTTTCATCTAAATTTGTAGTAACTTTTTTTACAGCTTCTAATACTTCTGAAAAAAGAACTTTTTTACTTGATTTTTGTAGATCTTGCTTATTTAATTTTTGTAAATCTTCATTTGTTAAAATAGGATTTACTTTTATTACAGGTATTCCTTCATCTAATTCTTTTAATTCAACTGTACTAACTATTAAATCTATATCCTTATAGTATTTTTTCTTTTTATACTGATGATAAGGTAAAATATCTATAATATTTACAGAATACATATCTTTTAACTGTTGAGCAAGTAATTTTGATGTTCCATACCCCCAACCACATATAACTAATATATTTTTCTTTTCTTTACTTCTTACTTTATTTCTATCTATTGCAGCTCTAAAATGTATCACTATAAAAGCAACCTCATCTTTTGAAAATTTATTTTGTATAAATTCTTCTAACTCCTCTAAAATTTCTTTAGTTATTTCAAAAAGATGTGGATATATTTCTACAACTTCTTCATATATTGTATTTTCTAATTCTATTCCATTTTTTATCCTATAAATTGTAGGTTTTATATGATTTATTAAACCATCTAATAGGACCTCATCATTAGAAATGTCTATATCAATTCTCTTATTAAAATTATATATCATTTTTTTTATTAAAAGCTCTATCTCTACCCAATTTTCAAAATAAGAGCATTCTAAATTATAGTTATGACTTCCTAAAAAGTAATCTGCTATTTTTAAATACTCTACTTTTCCCATCTCTATTTCATAATTAGCCTCCAATAATGCTTTTCCCTTTTCAACAGCTTTATATTCCAAAGTTTCTTCTAAAAATTTTTCATTTTTTATTTTTTTAAGTTCGTATCCTTTTTTTACCATTAATAAAGATATCTTTAAATATTTTTTTATAATTTCAAAAGCTTCATCAGAAATGATTTTATTCATTATTTTTTGGCAATAATTTATAAAAATTACTATCCCATCTTCATTTAAATCAAAATAATTTCGCATTACTTTTTTAAATAACTCATTTTTAGAATGATTAATTTTCCTTATTAATTTTAGAGCACAAAGTCTTATCTTTTCTTCTTCTCCTATTATTTCTAACCCCTTTTTATGTGATATTTCTAATTTTAAATTATATTCCTTTAGAACCTCTTCTATTTTTTTTAAATGAAGTTTTATAGTACTTCTACTAACATCCAACTCCTCAGCTAAATGAACTTGATTAATAATTCTTTCAAATAATATTTTTAAAGTTATATATATTTCTCTTTCTTCACTTGAAAAATTTGAACTTTTATAATTTTTCTCTAATATCTCTAACAATTTCTTTTTATTTCCTATTTTTAAGCTACCCTTACTTAATTCTAACCCCAGTTCTTTTACATCTAAAGTTTCAAATATCTTTTCTATTTCATATCTTAAACTTCTTTCACTAAAATTTAAGATCTCTGCTAATTCTTTTAAATTCTTTTCTTCATCTGTATTATAGAGTATCTGTAATATTATAATTGATTTACTTCCTAACATAATTTTACCCCTCTCTTTTCCATTTTTTTGTAAATAAAAAAGACATAATTATCCCCTGAATAGTTAATTCTAACTATAACATAACCAGGAGATGATTATGTCTATATATTATTTTAGCATATTTTATAATTTTTTCAAATATTTTTTTCGTATTTAATATATTATGAAAAGATATTGTAATTAAAAATATTAATTTGGAATATCTTTTTCACGATTCACTTTTTACTCAACTATAAATTTTTTCTCTTTTAATTCAGCCTCAATCAGATTTAAAATCTCCTCACTCTCAGCTTCAACAGTATGATAGTGTTTACTCAATGTAAGATTTTTTAGTGGAGATATATTTTTAGTTTTTAATTTTTCTATAAACTCTCTAACCTTTCTTCTTGAATTGATATTCAAGTTAGCTCTTATATCCCCATATATCTCATGTGTAACAAATACATCTAAAACTGTTCCTCCCAAATCTACAACTAGGTTCAATTCATTTTCAGTATCCTCATCACTATGCATAACTTCAAACACTCTTCTGCAATTTTCAGAAGTTTTTAGTACATATCCCTTTGTTGTTGATGAGATATCATTTTCCTCTGCTCTTAACAGTGCAATGTCCTGAACTATCACCTGTCTACTCACATCTAACAATTTTGCTAATTCAGTTCCTGATATAGGCTTAGTTGTATTTTTTATCAATTCTAAAATCTTTTTACGTCTCTCTTTACCTGTCAAAATTTTCTCCTTTCATTTACAATAGTTGAAGATTTTTTAGAGAAAAATCCAAAATAGGTGCTGAGTGTGTCAATGCTCCACTTGAAATATAATCTATTTTTATTCCTTTTAATTTTTCAATATTTTCTTTTGTTATATTTCCTGAACACTCTATTTCTGCTCGTCCATCAATTATCTTAACAGCTTCTCTTATCATATCTGGAGCCATATTATCAAGCATTATGATGTCAGCCTTAGCTTG
This portion of the Fusobacterium sp. SYSU M8D902 genome encodes:
- a CDS encoding PTS ascorbate transporter subunit IIC — encoded protein: MELLISSFEFFVNNILTKAEFFVGILVFIGYLLLKKPIHQAFSGFIKATVGYMILNVGAGGLVKTFRPILAGLNDRFGLNAAVIDPYFGLNAVNSALESIGLTTSWTMIALLVGFILNILLVLFRKFTKIRTLFITGHIMVQQATTATWIIFYAFPQYRNATGAILIGVFVGVYWAVATNLTVGATQRLTDGAGFVVGHQQMFAVWLTDKIAPKIGNENKRLDDLKLPEWLSIFHDNIVATGTLMIVFFGTILIILGEEYMRKIDPTFPQNLSFITYILSKSLSFSVYLAILMMGVRMFVSELTESFQGISNRILPGVMPAVDCAAVYGFGSQNAVLFGFIFGALGQFVAIAGLLIFKSPILIITGFVPVFFDNATIAIFAEKRGGARAATLLPFACGILQVTLGAVCVAVFKLQNFGGWHGNIDQSTLWLGQGLLMNNLGMIGYIISIVIMLIIPILQYKKVNNPEFYFNNEVETTEY
- the ulaG gene encoding L-ascorbate 6-phosphate lactonase; this translates as MSKVNSITRESWILSTFPEWGTWLNEEIEKEIVKPGSVAMWWLGCTGVWIKTEGNTNLCIDLWVKTGKKSSSNPLMKKQHQHQRMIGCVALQPNLRNVPCVIDPFAIKEVDAILATHDHGDHIDENVAAAVLQNCDSSVPFIGPEACVDLWISWGVPKERCIVVKPGDIIKIKDVEIVALDSFDRTELVTAPAGVVLKDKMPQDMDRLAVNYLIKTPGGNIYHSGDSHYSNYYAKHGNDYKIDVALGSYGENPRGMTDKMTSVDMLRMAECLNAKVVIPIHHDIWTNFKADPKEILYLWKMRKHRLQYQFKPFIWEVGGKFVWPQDKDRLEYMYDRGFHDAFAIEPDLPFKSML
- a CDS encoding BglG family transcription antiterminator, which gives rise to MLGSKSIIILQILYNTDEEKNLKELAEILNFSERSLRYEIEKIFETLDVKELGLELSKGSLKIGNKKKLLEILEKNYKSSNFSSEEREIYITLKILFERIINQVHLAEELDVSRSTIKLHLKKIEEVLKEYNLKLEISHKKGLEIIGEEEKIRLCALKLIRKINHSKNELFKKVMRNYFDLNEDGIVIFINYCQKIMNKIISDEAFEIIKKYLKISLLMVKKGYELKKIKNEKFLEETLEYKAVEKGKALLEANYEIEMGKVEYLKIADYFLGSHNYNLECSYFENWVEIELLIKKMIYNFNKRIDIDISNDEVLLDGLINHIKPTIYRIKNGIELENTIYEEVVEIYPHLFEITKEILEELEEFIQNKFSKDEVAFIVIHFRAAIDRNKVRSKEKKNILVICGWGYGTSKLLAQQLKDMYSVNIIDILPYHQYKKKKYYKDIDLIVSTVELKELDEGIPVIKVNPILTNEDLQKLNKQDLQKSSKKVLFSEVLEAVKKVTTNLDEKMLLKELNGVLGNILVDDISQKKITIFDMLDKNLILDSIEVDNWEEAVRKAGENLVKYGYSTEKYVDNMVESIKKYGSYAIILPGIAFPHAKSEGEVVKTAFSIVRLKKEVLFPGDIPVKMIVAFSSIDNKEHLDAFIEIIEMMEKKDFDFIKFVKKYCKK
- a CDS encoding transcription repressor NadR → MLTGKERRKKILELIKNTTKPISGTELAKLLDVSRQVIVQDIALLRAEENDISSTTKGYVLKTSENCRRVFEVMHSDEDTENELNLVVDLGGTVLDVFVTHEIYGDIRANLNINSRRKVREFIEKLKTKNISPLKNLTLSKHYHTVEAESEEILNLIEAELKEKKFIVE